The following are encoded in a window of Sutcliffiella horikoshii genomic DNA:
- the ridA gene encoding 2-iminobutanoate/2-iminopropanoate deaminase, with protein sequence MKVVHTDAAPKAIGPYSQGIIVNNLFYSSGQIPLLPNGELLEGDVKEQTHQVFKNLQAVLEEAGASLETVVKATVFIKDMNQFGEINEVYGEYFSTHKPARSCVEVARLPKDVLVEIEVIALVK encoded by the coding sequence ATGAAAGTTGTTCATACAGATGCCGCTCCAAAAGCGATAGGTCCATATTCCCAGGGGATCATCGTCAACAATCTTTTTTACAGTTCAGGTCAAATACCGTTATTGCCAAATGGAGAATTACTTGAAGGGGATGTGAAAGAACAAACTCATCAAGTATTCAAGAACTTGCAAGCGGTTTTAGAAGAAGCCGGTGCTTCCTTGGAAACAGTAGTGAAAGCCACTGTTTTCATTAAAGATATGAATCAATTTGGAGAAATAAATGAAGTGTATGGAGAGTATTTCTCTACACACAAACCTGCAAGATCATGTGTGGAGGTTGCACGATTACCGAAAGATGTTCTTGTGGAGATAGAAGTTATCGCTCTAGTAAAATAG
- the spoVG gene encoding septation regulator SpoVG, with protein MEVTDVRLRRVNTDGRMRAIASITLDHEFVVHDIRVIDGNNGLFVAMPSKRTPDGEFRDIAHPINSGTRGKIQEAVLAEYHRLGELEVEYEEAGAS; from the coding sequence ATGGAAGTAACTGACGTAAGATTACGCCGCGTAAATACCGATGGTCGCATGAGAGCTATCGCATCTATTACATTAGATCATGAATTCGTTGTTCATGACATCCGTGTAATTGATGGAAACAATGGCTTGTTCGTTGCAATGCCAAGTAAACGTACGCCGGATGGAGAATTCCGCGATATCGCGCACCCGATCAACTCCGGGACGCGTGGAAAAATCCAAGAAGCGGTTCTAGCAGAGTACCACCGCTTAGGCGAATTAGAAGTAGAATACGAAGAAGCGGGTGCTTCTTGA
- the glmU gene encoding bifunctional UDP-N-acetylglucosamine diphosphorylase/glucosamine-1-phosphate N-acetyltransferase GlmU: MINRYAVILAAGQGTRMKSKLYKVLHPVCGKPMVQHVVDHVSALNFEKIVTVVGHGAETVKSHLGTKSEYALQAEQLGTAHAVMQAAPMLQDKKGVTLVICGDTPLITPETMQELLDLHENTGAKATILTAYAEDPTGYGRIIRNSEGHVGKIVEHKDANEDERKVTEINTGTYCFDNEALFTALNNVSNDNVQGEYYLPDVIEILKEQGDIVSAYQTLDFDETLGVNDRVALSQAEKTMKKRINKKHMINGVSIIDPDNTYISADAEIGRDTVINPGTVILGETKIGEDCIIGPNSEIKDCQIGDRTTIRQSVAHDSEIGVDVNIGPFAHVRPDSKIGNEVKLGNFVEVKKATFGNGSKASHLSYIGDAEVGADVNLGCGSITVNYDGKKKYLTKIEDGVFVGCNSNLVAPVTIGKNAYVAAGSTITEDVPGEALSIARARQVNKENYVNKLNNK; encoded by the coding sequence ATGATAAATCGATATGCCGTAATATTAGCAGCTGGACAAGGTACACGGATGAAATCCAAATTATATAAAGTGTTACACCCTGTTTGTGGCAAGCCTATGGTTCAACATGTCGTGGATCATGTTTCTGCACTCAATTTTGAGAAGATTGTAACAGTGGTCGGACATGGAGCGGAGACAGTAAAGAGCCATCTTGGAACAAAAAGCGAGTATGCCCTTCAGGCAGAACAGTTGGGAACAGCGCATGCAGTCATGCAAGCTGCGCCAATGTTACAAGATAAAAAAGGCGTAACACTGGTCATTTGTGGAGATACTCCACTTATTACACCGGAAACGATGCAGGAACTGCTTGATCTTCACGAAAACACGGGGGCAAAAGCTACCATTCTGACAGCTTATGCAGAAGATCCTACCGGGTATGGACGCATTATCCGCAATAGCGAAGGACATGTCGGGAAAATTGTGGAGCACAAGGACGCTAACGAAGATGAGCGTAAAGTGACAGAAATCAATACAGGTACTTACTGCTTCGACAATGAGGCACTTTTTACAGCGCTAAACAATGTTTCCAATGACAATGTGCAAGGAGAATATTACCTTCCAGATGTTATTGAAATATTGAAAGAACAAGGCGATATCGTTTCTGCCTACCAAACATTGGACTTTGATGAAACACTTGGAGTCAATGACAGAGTGGCACTTTCTCAGGCCGAAAAAACCATGAAGAAAAGAATTAATAAAAAACATATGATCAATGGAGTTAGCATCATTGATCCAGATAATACGTATATCTCAGCAGATGCAGAGATTGGCAGAGATACTGTCATCAACCCTGGCACCGTTATCTTGGGTGAGACGAAAATCGGGGAAGATTGCATCATCGGACCGAACTCCGAGATTAAAGACTGCCAAATCGGGGACCGTACAACCATCCGCCAATCTGTGGCACATGACAGCGAAATTGGAGTCGATGTAAATATCGGACCGTTTGCTCACGTGAGACCTGATTCCAAAATTGGAAATGAAGTAAAGCTCGGTAACTTTGTGGAAGTGAAAAAAGCGACATTTGGAAACGGAAGCAAGGCTTCTCATCTTAGCTATATTGGAGATGCGGAAGTTGGAGCGGATGTAAACCTTGGATGCGGGTCTATCACCGTCAACTATGATGGAAAAAAGAAATACTTAACCAAAATTGAAGATGGTGTGTTTGTAGGTTGCAACTCCAACTTGGTGGCACCTGTAACAATCGGCAAAAACGCCTATGTTGCAGCAGGCTCCACTATCACAGAAGATGTGCCAGGAGAAGCCCTCTCCATCGCACGCGCACGCCAAGTAAACAAAGAAAACTACGTAAACAAGCTTAACAATAAATAA
- a CDS encoding ribose-phosphate diphosphokinase — MPKYADSNLKIFTLNSNTALAEEIAQHVGVPIGKCSVARFSDGEVQINIEESIRGCDVYVIQSTSAPVNEHIMETLIMIDALKRASAKTINIVMPYYGYGRQDRKARAREPITAKLVANLLETAGADRVITLDLHAPQIQGFFDILIDHLMGVPILAEYFDSKQLEDLVIVSPDHGGVTRARKLADRLKAPIAIIDKRRPRPNVAEVMNIVGHIEGRTAILIDDMIDTAGTITLAANALIENGAKEVYACCTHPVLSGPAIERIQNSKIKELVITNTISLPEEKKIEKITQLSVAQLIAEAIIRVHEEKSVSTLFD; from the coding sequence ATGCCAAAGTATGCAGATTCTAATCTAAAGATTTTTACGTTAAATTCCAACACAGCCTTAGCGGAAGAAATTGCTCAACATGTAGGTGTTCCAATCGGAAAATGTTCCGTTGCCCGTTTCAGTGATGGAGAAGTCCAAATAAACATCGAGGAAAGCATCCGTGGTTGTGACGTGTATGTTATCCAATCTACAAGCGCACCTGTAAACGAACATATCATGGAGACGCTTATCATGATTGACGCACTAAAACGTGCTTCTGCAAAAACGATTAACATTGTAATGCCATACTACGGTTATGGAAGACAAGACCGTAAAGCGCGAGCTCGTGAGCCGATCACGGCTAAACTAGTGGCAAACCTATTAGAAACTGCTGGAGCAGACCGCGTCATCACGCTTGATCTGCATGCACCGCAAATTCAAGGATTCTTTGATATCCTGATTGACCACTTAATGGGTGTTCCAATTCTGGCGGAATACTTCGATAGCAAGCAGCTAGAAGACCTTGTAATCGTATCCCCTGACCATGGTGGGGTAACAAGAGCAAGAAAGCTAGCAGATCGCTTGAAAGCGCCGATTGCGATCATCGACAAACGCAGACCTCGTCCAAATGTTGCAGAGGTTATGAACATTGTTGGTCATATCGAAGGAAGAACGGCAATCTTGATCGATGACATGATTGATACTGCGGGAACCATAACATTAGCGGCAAATGCCTTGATTGAAAATGGAGCAAAAGAAGTATATGCATGCTGTACACACCCAGTACTGTCAGGCCCTGCGATTGAACGTATTCAAAACTCTAAAATTAAAGAGTTGGTAATCACAAACACCATCTCTTTACCAGAAGAGAAGAAAATAGAAAAAATCACGCAATTGTCTGTTGCACAACTTATTGCTGAAGCAATTATTCGTGTGCATGAAGAGAAATCCGTTAGTACTTTATTTGATTAA
- a CDS encoding 50S ribosomal protein L25/general stress protein Ctc, which translates to MSVLHANERTEFKGSSKTKIREEGLIPAVVYGNDTENKSITVNSKEFIKTIRETGRNGIISLEIGSDKRKVMLYDYQINPLKSLEFVHLDFHVVDFKSEIDVDVTVHVTGDAKGVKDGGVLQQVLHEVSIKVLPNNVPDSIDVDVTELDVNENITIGDLKSGKYSFNHEDDEVVASILPPRQEEEIDPGEEQEPGEPELVEGRENKESTEEA; encoded by the coding sequence ATGTCAGTATTACATGCAAATGAACGTACAGAATTCAAAGGATCTTCAAAAACCAAAATCCGTGAGGAAGGATTAATTCCAGCGGTTGTTTACGGGAATGATACAGAAAATAAATCTATTACTGTCAATAGTAAGGAATTTATTAAAACGATTCGTGAAACAGGACGAAACGGCATCATTTCGCTTGAAATCGGCTCAGATAAGCGCAAAGTAATGCTTTACGATTATCAGATTAACCCGTTGAAAAGCCTGGAATTCGTCCACTTGGACTTCCATGTGGTTGATTTTAAATCAGAGATTGATGTAGATGTTACGGTTCACGTTACAGGCGATGCAAAAGGTGTGAAAGATGGGGGAGTCTTGCAACAAGTTCTCCATGAAGTCTCCATCAAAGTACTTCCAAACAACGTACCGGATTCCATTGATGTGGATGTAACGGAACTAGACGTGAATGAAAATATCACAATCGGCGATTTAAAATCAGGTAAATACAGCTTCAATCATGAAGATGATGAAGTGGTTGCTTCCATCTTACCTCCACGACAAGAAGAGGAAATCGATCCTGGCGAAGAACAAGAACCAGGCGAGCCTGAACTTGTAGAAGGTAGAGAAAACAAGGAAAGCACAGAGGAGGCGTAA
- the pth gene encoding aminoacyl-tRNA hydrolase, giving the protein MKIFVGLGNPGRQYEETRHNIGFMVIDELADKWNIPLTQSKFKGVFGQGTINGEKVLLVKPLTYMNLSGECVRPLLDFYKLDVEDLVIIYDDLDLPAGKLRLRQKGSAGGHNGIKSLIQHLQTQNFNRIRMGIDRPKNGPSISDYVLGKFHAEERPAIDDSIKKAAEACEENLSKEFLQVMNTFNQ; this is encoded by the coding sequence ATGAAAATATTTGTGGGGCTTGGAAATCCAGGCCGTCAATATGAAGAAACAAGGCACAATATCGGATTTATGGTAATAGATGAATTAGCAGACAAATGGAACATCCCATTAACACAGTCCAAATTCAAAGGGGTTTTCGGACAAGGTACCATAAACGGCGAAAAAGTACTATTAGTGAAGCCTCTTACATATATGAATTTATCGGGGGAATGTGTTCGCCCGTTATTAGACTTCTATAAGCTAGATGTAGAGGATCTTGTGATAATATATGATGACTTAGACTTGCCTGCGGGAAAGCTGCGTCTTCGCCAAAAGGGTAGTGCCGGGGGGCATAATGGTATTAAGTCCTTGATACAGCACCTACAGACCCAGAATTTCAACCGTATTAGAATGGGAATTGACCGTCCGAAAAACGGACCTTCCATTTCAGATTATGTGCTTGGGAAATTTCACGCTGAAGAGCGTCCGGCAATCGATGACAGTATAAAAAAAGCGGCAGAAGCTTGTGAAGAAAACTTGTCAAAAGAATTCCTTCAAGTAATGAACACTTTTAATCAGTAA
- a CDS encoding anti-sigma-F factor Fin family protein, with amino-acid sequence MAIHYHCRHCGYKVGTIDSKSVFSEELGFHQLSDTERHEMIAYQQNGDVHVKTICEDCQEALDRNPDWHEQERFIQ; translated from the coding sequence ATGGCTATCCATTATCATTGCAGACATTGCGGCTATAAAGTCGGCACCATCGATTCCAAATCGGTATTTTCAGAAGAACTGGGTTTTCATCAACTGTCGGATACAGAACGACATGAAATGATAGCATATCAACAAAATGGTGATGTACATGTTAAAACGATTTGTGAGGATTGCCAGGAAGCCCTTGACCGGAACCCTGACTGGCATGAACAAGAACGGTTCATACAATAG
- the mfd gene encoding transcription-repair coupling factor has protein sequence MKGFIPYFSENDDFQSVLVGLQEGLQEQLISGISNSARSMLIAALYEERKAPILLITHNLFHAQKVYDDLASFLPEDQLYLYPVNDVLAAEIGIASPELKAQRVEALNHWATKNNGIIIAPIAGLKRILPSKEKWQQTLLTIEVDKTLELDNLAERLVRFGYQRVGMVATPGDFSIRGGIIDIYPITEEYAVRIELFDDEVESIRYFTVEDQRSQKHMDTVTIGPATEMLLTDQELANGLEVLEKELAKTIKKVKNDKVKQLLTENISYELEQIRNGQVFSELYKYLSFFYSSPASLLDYIPRGGLVIMDEISRIHETAESLDKEEAEWLVELLAEGKAVHDLKFSHSFAQIVHSKKQPFLYLSLFLRAVPHTHPENLINMSSKSMQHFHGQMHLLKSEIERWRKANYAIVVLASNQERMEKLETVFADYEMDIRKLSKGSAFAHGEVQLVEGDLQSGFELPMQKLAVITEEELFKKKAKKPKNRQKLSNAERIKNYTELNVGDYVVHINHGIGKYLGIETLDINGLHKDYIHIKYQGSDKLYVPVEQIDQVQKYVGSEGKEPKVYKLGGTDWKKVKNKVESSVQDIADDLIKLYAEREASVGHAFSPDGEMQREFEATFPYQETEDQLRSIHEIKLDMEKTRPMDRLLCGDVGYGKTEVAIRAAFKAITDGKQVAILVPTTILAQQHYETIRERFQDYPINIGLLSRFRSRKQQTETMKGLGNGTVDIVVGTHRLLSKDIKYKDLGLLIIDEEQRFGVTHKEKIKQLKANIDVLTLTATPIPRTLHMSMLGVRDLSVIETPPENRFPVQTYVMEYNGNLVKEAIERELARGGQIYFLYNRVEDIERKADEISMLVPEARVTYAHGKMTENELESVMIQFLEGEAEVLVSTTIIETGVDIPNVNTLIVFDADRMGLSQLYQLRGRVGRSNRVAYAYFTYRKDKVLTEVAEKRLQSIKEFTELGSGFKIAMRDLSIRGAGNLLGAQQHGFIDSVGFDMYSQMLKEAIEQRQGPKDAKKAHEISIDVELDAYIPESYIPDSKQKIDMYKRFRGLESKEDLLELQDEMKDRFGNYPKEVDYLFQVSEMRVYGLKEKVDTIKQTKQELVILLSEEASAIIDGQKLFLLGNEFGRMVSLGMEGKHLKIVIQTKRSATEEWIQVAISMIKGLEKVKKESVNASS, from the coding sequence ATGAAGGGTTTTATTCCATATTTCAGTGAAAATGATGATTTCCAGTCGGTTTTGGTTGGCCTGCAAGAGGGGTTGCAAGAACAGTTGATTTCAGGAATTTCTAATTCGGCAAGATCCATGTTAATTGCGGCGTTGTATGAAGAAAGAAAGGCGCCAATCCTGCTCATCACCCATAATTTATTTCATGCCCAAAAGGTGTATGACGACTTGGCAAGCTTCCTGCCGGAGGATCAACTGTATCTTTACCCTGTAAACGATGTGTTGGCGGCAGAAATCGGAATCGCCAGTCCAGAACTTAAAGCACAGCGCGTAGAGGCCCTTAACCATTGGGCTACTAAAAATAATGGGATTATTATCGCACCCATCGCAGGGTTAAAAAGAATCCTCCCATCTAAAGAAAAATGGCAGCAAACGTTGTTGACCATTGAAGTGGATAAGACGTTGGAACTCGATAACTTAGCAGAACGTCTCGTCAGGTTCGGATATCAGCGCGTAGGAATGGTGGCAACGCCAGGAGATTTCAGTATTAGAGGCGGAATCATCGACATCTACCCTATCACAGAGGAATATGCCGTTCGGATTGAACTTTTTGATGACGAAGTGGAGTCGATCCGTTATTTTACGGTAGAAGATCAACGTTCTCAAAAACATATGGATACGGTAACCATTGGTCCAGCAACGGAGATGCTCCTTACAGATCAAGAGCTTGCGAATGGCCTGGAGGTTTTGGAAAAGGAACTGGCCAAAACGATTAAAAAGGTGAAAAATGATAAAGTAAAACAGTTGTTAACGGAAAATATCTCCTATGAACTAGAACAAATACGCAACGGACAAGTGTTTTCAGAGCTGTACAAATATCTTTCATTCTTTTACAGTTCACCAGCTAGTTTACTAGATTACATTCCTCGGGGCGGCTTAGTGATCATGGATGAAATCAGCAGAATCCATGAAACGGCAGAAAGTCTTGACAAAGAGGAAGCAGAGTGGCTTGTAGAGCTATTGGCAGAAGGAAAAGCGGTGCATGACCTGAAGTTTTCCCATTCTTTTGCCCAGATAGTACATAGCAAAAAGCAACCTTTTCTTTATCTATCCCTTTTCTTACGAGCAGTGCCGCATACTCATCCAGAAAACTTGATTAATATGTCTTCTAAGAGTATGCAGCATTTCCACGGGCAGATGCACCTGCTAAAATCGGAAATTGAGCGTTGGAGAAAAGCAAACTATGCGATTGTGGTCCTTGCTTCCAACCAAGAGCGGATGGAAAAGCTAGAGACAGTGTTTGCTGATTATGAAATGGATATTAGAAAGCTTTCCAAAGGGTCGGCCTTTGCCCATGGCGAGGTCCAACTTGTGGAGGGAGACCTGCAATCAGGTTTTGAATTACCGATGCAAAAGCTTGCGGTCATCACAGAGGAAGAGCTTTTTAAGAAGAAAGCAAAAAAGCCTAAAAACAGACAAAAGCTATCGAACGCAGAACGAATTAAAAATTACACCGAATTGAATGTTGGCGATTATGTGGTCCATATCAACCACGGAATCGGTAAATATTTAGGAATTGAAACACTAGATATTAATGGCCTTCATAAAGATTATATTCATATTAAATATCAAGGTTCTGATAAACTTTATGTCCCTGTTGAGCAAATAGATCAGGTGCAGAAATATGTAGGTTCTGAAGGAAAAGAACCGAAAGTTTATAAGCTTGGTGGCACCGACTGGAAAAAGGTCAAAAATAAAGTGGAGTCGTCTGTCCAAGACATTGCAGATGACCTGATCAAGCTATATGCCGAAAGAGAAGCGAGTGTCGGTCATGCCTTTTCACCAGATGGAGAAATGCAAAGAGAGTTTGAAGCAACCTTCCCTTATCAGGAGACAGAAGATCAGTTGCGATCCATCCATGAAATCAAATTGGATATGGAAAAAACTCGCCCGATGGATCGATTGCTGTGCGGAGATGTGGGCTATGGTAAAACGGAAGTTGCCATCAGGGCTGCTTTTAAGGCGATTACAGACGGCAAACAGGTAGCCATTTTGGTTCCAACCACTATTTTGGCACAACAGCATTATGAAACGATCAGGGAAAGATTCCAAGATTACCCTATTAATATAGGCCTGTTGAGCCGTTTCCGATCAAGAAAACAACAGACGGAAACGATGAAAGGGCTTGGAAATGGAACGGTGGATATTGTTGTTGGGACACACCGATTATTGTCCAAAGATATTAAATACAAAGACCTAGGCTTGTTAATTATTGATGAAGAACAGCGTTTTGGAGTTACCCATAAGGAAAAAATCAAACAGCTTAAAGCTAATATCGATGTGCTTACCCTGACTGCAACGCCAATTCCGCGGACCCTTCATATGTCGATGCTCGGGGTGCGTGACTTGTCTGTCATTGAGACACCGCCGGAAAACCGTTTCCCAGTGCAAACGTATGTGATGGAATATAACGGGAACCTGGTAAAGGAAGCGATTGAAAGAGAGCTGGCACGAGGCGGTCAAATTTATTTCTTATATAACAGGGTGGAAGATATCGAGCGAAAAGCGGATGAGATCTCCATGCTTGTTCCAGAGGCGCGTGTCACCTATGCACATGGAAAAATGACCGAAAACGAACTAGAGTCGGTGATGATTCAGTTTCTTGAAGGAGAAGCGGAAGTGCTTGTCAGTACGACCATCATTGAAACAGGTGTGGACATTCCAAATGTTAATACATTGATCGTCTTTGATGCAGATAGAATGGGATTGTCCCAGCTTTATCAGCTCAGAGGACGCGTAGGAAGGTCCAATCGTGTGGCATATGCCTATTTCACGTATCGAAAAGATAAAGTGCTCACAGAAGTGGCTGAGAAACGCCTGCAATCCATCAAGGAATTCACAGAGCTTGGTTCAGGATTCAAAATTGCCATGCGTGACCTTTCCATTCGCGGAGCTGGAAATCTGTTAGGTGCCCAGCAACACGGATTTATTGATTCAGTCGGATTTGATATGTATTCCCAGATGCTAAAAGAAGCAATCGAGCAGCGCCAAGGTCCGAAAGATGCCAAAAAGGCGCATGAAATCTCCATTGATGTGGAGCTTGATGCGTACATTCCTGAGTCCTATATCCCGGACAGTAAGCAAAAGATCGATATGTATAAGCGTTTCCGCGGATTAGAGTCTAAAGAGGATCTTTTGGAGCTTCAAGATGAAATGAAGGACCGTTTCGGTAACTACCCAAAAGAAGTCGATTATTTATTCCAAGTATCAGAGATGAGAGTCTATGGTCTAAAGGAAAAAGTGGATACCATCAAACAAACAAAACAAGAGTTGGTCATTCTTCTTTCAGAGGAAGCAAGCGCCATTATTGATGGCCAAAAGCTATTCTTATTAGGAAATGAGTTTGGTAGGATGGTGAGCCTCGGTATGGAAGGAAAGCACCTGAAGATTGTCATCCAGACGAAACGATCTGCGACAGAAGAGTGGATACAGGTGGCCATTTCCATGATAAAAGGACTAGAAAAAGTAAAAAAAGAAAGCGTGAATGCTTCCTCATAG
- the spoVT gene encoding stage V sporulation protein T: MKATGIVRRIDDLGRVVIPKEIRRTLRIREGDPLEIFVDRDGEVILKKYSPISELSDFAKEYAEALYDSLGHPVLICDRDTFIAVAGSSKKEYLNKSISEVVEKSMEDRNSVLKTDEQQLAIVDGHVEPLSSYTIGPIVANGDPIGAVVIMSKDKSLGEVEQKAVETAAGFLARQMEQ, encoded by the coding sequence ATGAAAGCAACTGGTATTGTACGTCGTATTGATGACCTCGGTCGCGTTGTAATTCCTAAAGAAATAAGAAGAACCCTGCGTATTCGCGAGGGTGACCCGCTTGAGATTTTCGTCGATCGGGATGGAGAGGTAATCTTAAAGAAATACTCTCCAATTAGTGAACTTAGCGATTTCGCTAAGGAATATGCGGAAGCTCTCTATGATAGCCTGGGCCACCCGGTGTTAATCTGTGATCGCGATACGTTTATTGCTGTCGCTGGGAGCTCTAAAAAGGAATACTTGAACAAAAGCATCAGCGAAGTCGTGGAGAAATCCATGGAAGATCGCAATTCCGTGTTAAAAACGGATGAACAGCAGTTGGCAATTGTCGACGGGCACGTAGAACCACTTTCATCTTATACCATTGGACCTATCGTGGCGAACGGAGATCCGATTGGGGCAGTGGTGATCATGTCCAAAGATAAGTCGCTTGGAGAAGTGGAACAGAAAGCAGTGGAAACAGCTGCAGGCTTCCTTGCAAGACAGATGGAGCAATAA
- a CDS encoding putative polysaccharide biosynthesis protein — translation MNDLSPHSYQKVFKGAMILTIAGIIIKILSAAYRVPFQNIVGDIGFYIYQQVYPFYGVAIILSTYGFPVVISKIIAEHPESTREQAARKIRWVSFGFLTLVGLSFFLLLYFGATHLAAFMGDLELSILIKIVAFSFLVLPLVSVWRGSFQGLGEMTPTAVSQVSEQVIRVGTILVLSYLLMNGGFSLYEVGAGAIFGSVIGGFAAVLALLFFYQKRKRKQKHTDVPSNMLPSSKSIVKVLMLQGFTICISSLLLVLFQMVDAFTIYAGLLEAGINEQQAKELKGVYDRGQPLIQLGTVVATAFSLSLVPYIILSKGKDVKEKISLSIRVSIVVGAGAAVGLAWLIKPVNMMLFSNENGYHVLMVLGLSILFCSISLTAAAILQGLGNPYLPALFVGIGIGFKYLLNVLLIPDHSTLGAAIATLLAFSSVAIMMILALKKKTGTSIFERMPTVPLLVSIAMMSAVLTVYLLLTDSLIGDSRTMATFQSIVGVIIGGLTYLLILIKNHFFTKEELMLLPLGKKLVKLLK, via the coding sequence ATGAATGATTTATCACCACACTCCTATCAAAAGGTCTTTAAAGGCGCTATGATACTGACGATTGCAGGGATTATTATTAAAATCCTCAGTGCAGCATATCGCGTTCCTTTTCAAAACATCGTAGGAGATATCGGCTTTTATATTTATCAGCAGGTATATCCCTTTTATGGGGTGGCTATCATTTTATCTACATATGGCTTTCCGGTTGTCATTTCTAAAATCATCGCAGAACACCCGGAGAGCACAAGGGAGCAAGCGGCACGGAAAATACGCTGGGTGTCCTTTGGTTTCTTGACACTTGTGGGTTTGAGCTTTTTCCTGTTGCTTTACTTTGGTGCGACCCACTTGGCAGCTTTTATGGGAGATTTGGAACTCTCCATATTAATTAAAATTGTTGCGTTCTCTTTTTTGGTGTTGCCTTTGGTCTCTGTCTGGAGAGGAAGCTTTCAGGGACTTGGGGAAATGACACCGACAGCCGTTTCGCAAGTCAGTGAACAGGTAATTAGAGTAGGGACGATCTTGGTGCTATCCTATCTGCTTATGAACGGAGGATTTTCCCTCTATGAAGTAGGTGCAGGTGCCATATTCGGTTCAGTCATTGGGGGATTTGCAGCCGTACTTGCTCTGTTGTTCTTTTATCAAAAGAGGAAAAGGAAGCAAAAGCATACGGATGTACCTTCAAATATGCTTCCGTCTTCGAAGTCTATTGTAAAGGTTTTGATGCTTCAAGGCTTTACCATTTGCATCAGTTCGTTGTTGCTGGTCCTTTTTCAGATGGTGGACGCGTTCACTATTTACGCGGGGTTATTGGAAGCAGGAATCAACGAACAACAAGCTAAAGAGCTTAAAGGGGTCTATGACAGGGGACAACCGCTTATTCAACTTGGAACGGTGGTGGCAACGGCATTCTCGCTATCTCTTGTCCCATACATAATTCTCTCTAAGGGGAAGGACGTGAAAGAAAAGATAAGTCTCTCCATCCGTGTAAGTATTGTGGTGGGAGCAGGAGCAGCTGTGGGTCTGGCCTGGCTGATCAAACCGGTGAATATGATGCTTTTTTCCAATGAAAACGGCTACCACGTTCTAATGGTCCTTGGTTTGTCGATTCTCTTTTGCAGCATTTCCCTGACAGCAGCTGCTATTTTGCAGGGGCTTGGCAACCCTTATCTTCCGGCTCTTTTCGTAGGTATCGGGATCGGCTTTAAATATTTGCTGAATGTCTTATTGATTCCCGACCATTCGACATTGGGAGCGGCGATCGCTACATTGTTGGCGTTCAGTTCAGTCGCCATCATGATGATCCTGGCGTTAAAAAAGAAGACAGGCACTTCTATTTTTGAGAGAATGCCAACCGTCCCCTTGCTTGTAAGCATCGCGATGATGTCTGCCGTTTTGACAGTCTATCTGCTTCTGACAGATTCACTCATAGGCGATAGCCGTACGATGGCCACCTTCCAAAGCATAGTGGGAGTGATAATCGGAGGACTCACCTACCTATTAATTTTAATAAAAAATCACTTTTTTACAAAAGAAGAACTTATGCTTCTCCCACTAGGAAAGAAATTGGTGAAGCTTTTAAAATAA